The genomic window AGGCATACCTGGTAGTCTCCTGGCCCTGCCGCTCTTTGGGCAAAGAAAAACGCATCGCCTCGCCTTTTGTCAGGTACCTATGCTGCCTGAACTCCATTGGGACTTCTGAAATGCCGGAATAATAGGGAACGAAAATGCTGTCTTCCGGCGGACCCACCGCAATCCACAGCACTCCAAGCTCATCGGGCATGTCGGCGCGAAGCTGGGCTATTTGCCCGTATTTCGTGCCCCTGTTGGTAAAAGGCCTCTCCTTGAACAGCTTGATCACGTCCTGCACTGTGATTTCCGGCGCTTTCTCTGAGAGATACTTTTCAGCATACTCGATTTCTTCGGTTTTGATCTGATGGCCGGGCTTTTTTTCCGGGTCCGGATTGATTCCTTCCCCGAAGCTCTCCATGTCCCTGTCGGATTCATAGATTTTGGAAACATTGAACGGCTTTCCTGAATCAGGGTCGTACCAGCCTTGCTCAACCGCGAACGTGACCAGGTTGTCCGAGCCCATATAGTCGGGGTTGTCTTTGTAGTCCAGGGGAACTTCCTTTATCCATCCGGGCCTTATGACCTTGAAGTCGTCCGGGCCAAGGCGTTTGGCGACCCAGAGCCCCTGTCCGCCGGCAAACTCCTCTATAAACCAGCCTTCGTTTACATCGGCGATCAGGTGAGAGTTCCCGCCGTACGTAGCGTGACCGTATTCCTCCACCATCCGGCCGATAATCTTGACCGCTTCCTCTGCGGACGTGGCCCGCTCCATTGCTACCCGGGCCTCATCGCTGTACGTCAGGCCGGTTTGCCCCTCAGGGGTCATGGCGGCGAGCTCCTCTCTCGACGGGGACCAGACATCCACGATGCTTACCTGGTGCTCATTGATTCCGCCGTTTTCCAGCGGCGGGGCGAAGCCTTTGTATTCCGTGTATCTGACTGTTATGTATTTGTTCGTCTCAGCCACCTGGGGAATCCTGATCCGTTTGCCGGGATAGTTCGCCTTCGAGTCGACACCTACCTCAATGGTGGCGTTTTTTGCATGCTCTTGGCGGTCGATGGCCTCAATCCAATGGCTTGAATTCTCGTCGCCGGTTTGGCCGATGAGCACACTCCCGTCTGCTGTCAGGTTCTTGCCGACATAAACCCCGGTGCAATGTTTTACCGGCGACAGTCCTTGTGCAAAGACCGCACTTCCGCCACACAACAATAAAAGAACCGATAGGCCCGCAACGAAATAACATCTTGATTTCTTCATATTCTCCTCACTATTTTAAGTTAAACAACACGTATACTTTAAGTTTTGATATTCAAAACTTCAATGCTGAAACATTGCATCATTTCAAGGAATGTTCTCCTCATGTATCGGTAAATTGGCTGCTACATGCGAAATTCTTCTATTTTTCGCATTTTTCTTGAAATTCCTCGTCCGAATGATAGTGGTGGGATGGAAAAGGGACCCTAACTCTCCAGGAAGTCTACGGAAAACCCTTTCCTGCCAATGTCGAGCAAGATTTTTATCCCCAATTCTACGCTGATGGCCAAAATCCCCCTGAACGAGACCCCGAACTGCAATACGGGATCCGTATGCCAAAAGGCGAGCCTGCGGAAGGAGAAACGACCCCTGCAACAAGCCAGCCCATGGCGCGCCACGACTGGGGAGCTATGATCTAGTGTTACGACGAAGAGCTGGATGAATATCCTCGCCCACATGGGCTCTACAATGACGCAAAGGCCCTTGTGTACTGATCAAGCCAATAGTCCAGGCCAAAATCCGGGCATGGATCGTGGGTCGCTCGCACCACATCCAATGCCCGGACACAGGCACCCCCGGTTATTTGAAATGCGATGCGGTGGACAAGCAAAAAATGGCTCTTCGACACAGCAAGTGCAATTGCCTACAGAAGAGATGGCAAACTCCAAAAATCCACAGGCTACGTCGAAGAACCAGTTTTTTGAAGGCATGGCAGACGCTAATTCTCATACCTTACGTCTTCACCCTGGGAATATCCTCCCAGCTAGTGGTAAACTCAGGCGACATCTTCTCCCGGCGCATCTCCCATTCTTTTGAAAGCCCGGCACAGGCATACTGGACGGTATTCTTGCCAAACCTGGCATTGATCCGGTCTAAGGTCTGCATCAAGTGCCCGGACGTCTCCTGACGCCCTTCCCCGATATCCCAAAAGGTGAGCTGCCTGGTACTAGCCGGCTGCAGATCGGTGAGCAGCACCCCGCCTTTTTGAAAGGCATAACCTTGCCTGTATGCCTGATCCAAAAGGCGCAGGGCAGCTGCAAGCAAAGGCTGAGTGTGGTTGGTGGGCCGTGACAGGCAGGTGGATATGCAGGGCGAATACTGGGGCTCAGCCGGCTTGAACCGATTGGTATGCAAAAACACGTGCAGACAGCCCGCAGTCTGAGCAGTAGCCCGCAAGCGCCTGGCCGCACTATGGACATGACTGCTTATGGCCTCGCGCAGCTCGGCCAGCTTTGTCACCGGCCGACCGAAGGATCTGGAACGGACCAAACTCTTGGCCGGATCGGGCTGAGTCTCCAACTTAAAACAGGGCTTACCCCGCAGCTCCAGAACTGTCTGCAGACCGGTGATGGTCAGTCTTTTTTTGATCCAGACCTGATCCGCTTCCTTCAGCTCATAGGCGGTATGGATCCCTACTTCCTGCAGGCACCGGGCATACCTGGGGCCGATACCCCAGATATCCTTCACAGACACGGACTGTAGAAGCTGATCCAGGTCCGGACGTATCCCCAGGTCCAAAACCCCCTGAAACGCCGCCCCGGTCTTGGCCAGCCTGTTGGCCGCTTTGGCCAGGGTCTTGGTCCGGGCCAGGCCGATGGACACCGGTATCCCGGTCTGCCTCTCCACCTCCTGCCTGATCCTGCGGGCATAGCCTTCCAGGTCCATCCGCCATTTCCCGGGAAAAAAGAGAAAGGCCTCGTCGTGGGAATAGATCTCTATCTCCGGGGCCATTGCGGCCAGAACACTCATCACCCGGTCGGACATGTCCGCGTACAGGGCGTAGTTGGAGGAAAAGATGTGTACACCGTGCCTGGCGAAAAAGGCCTTGCATTGAAAGGCCGGCGCACCCATGGGCAGGCTCAGGGCTTTGACCTCGTTGGACCGGGCCACCACACAGCCATCGTTGTTGGATAAGACCACCACCGGCTTGCCTTCCAGATGGGGCTGAAAGACCCGCTCGCAGGAGACGTAGAAATTGTTGCAATCCACCAAGGCAAAGACAAACTGCTCAGGACGCGACCGGGTGCAGGACATAGACTACCCTTCCCCATATCCAGACATCGCCATGTACCTGCTGTGGGCAGGAGTGATCGGAACATAGCAATCTTTGTCCCTTCCGCCAGAGAACCCGGCGCAGGATCATCTCTCCGTCGGCCACAGCCACCACCAGACAGCCGTTTGTGATATGTGCGGACCTATCCACCACCAGAATATCCCCGGGATGGATCCAACCTCCCAAACTGGACTCTTCCGCAGCTCGCAGGAAGAACGTGGACGCCGGGTTGGTCCGAATCAGGGAATCCAGGCTCAGGCGATTGCCCCGGAAATCCCCGCCGGCAGCTGAAAAACCGGTGCAGGTCCGGGATGTCGGAGGCGAATTTTCACAACTCATTGTTTTCTCATCGGGGACATGATTTCCCAGCCAAAATCCCGCCAGATTCCAAGTACCCGTCCGATTATGCGCACGGTCTCCAGCTCGTCTCCACGCAAAGTGATGGGTGAGTATTTGGAGTTGGCGCTTATAATGATCAGCTCGTCAGGACGCTTGTCCACTTGCTTGATCATGATGGCGTCTTCCAGACCCAAAGCGTAGACCCCGCCGGGATAGATCTCCTGCTTGGACTGATCGATGAGCACATAGTCCCCTTCACGGATGCCGGGCTCCATGCTATCCCCGACGACCTGCATCAGAACCATATCCCTGGGTCGACCCTTTTGGTGCAGCCAGGAACTGCGAAAGGCTATGTGCCCCTGCACATCGGCGTCCACCACATGCGAGCCGCCTCCGGCCCCCAGCCTGGCGGTGACTATAGGGACCTCCACAAACCTGTCCAAGCTGCTTTGACCGTCCCTGAGCCAGTCCGGATCCAGACTGAACAATGCACAGAGCTTGGCGATCCATTGCTCCGGCACCCTGTCTCTGCTTTTGGCCCGGGACACGGCCGACCGGTTGAGTTCCAGGACTGAAGCGAGTTCGGACTGGGAGTCAATTCCTGCGGCCTGGGCCAGTCTGCGCATAAAGGCCTGAAACTGCGATGATGCCATATTTTCCCTCCTTGTTGCCTTAATCATAAACAAAAAACACCAAAGAGGCAACTGCTGGCACAAACCCCACCCCGCACAGCCATTGGTCAACTTTCTCGCAGAAGCCCCGATACTGCACCGTACTTTTCAATCGCGGCTCCGTTTTTCCGGTACTGGATCGTGGTCAATGCATGCCGGGAGAGAGACGGTCTGGGGATTCTGTCACCAGGTCAACAGAAGGGAGTTGGGCCTGTCCAGGAGCTGGGGGCAGGGAGAAAGGAGACTGGTGATATTGGCCTGCATGTCTTCCAGGGTCTGGCCGGAGCACAGCTTGGGTCGCAGGGTATGGCCAAAGGCGAAGTTGGCGCAGAAAAAGGTCGCAAATCTCTTGTACAGGCCAATGGCGATATGGTCCGGATACCAGCTCCAGACGGCCCGGACCATGTCCTGGACCGTCTGGAGCACGGCTTCCGGCAAAGGCTGAAGACCGCGGGACATTTGGGCAAAGATCCAGGGCCTGGCAGCGGCGATCCGGCCCAGGGCCACGCCGGAGCAGCCGGTGTGCTCAAGCATGACGGCTGCGTCTTCCGGAGTCATTATGTTCCCGTTTCCAAAAACCGGGATGGACACGGCCCGGACCACCTCAGCGATGCGCTCCCATTTTGGAGGGCGGGAACGCTTGTCCGGGGCCACTCGGGGATGAAAGATCAACGCATCGGCTCCGGCGTCCTGAAAGCGCTTGGCCATGTCTGCGGCAAAGGAAGGGTCGTCAGACCAGCCGGTCCGGTACTTGACCAGAACCGGGCAGGAAACGGTCTTGCGCACTGCGCGGACGGCTTGGGCCGCTTTTTCCGGGTCCTTGAGCAGGGCGGCCCCGCCACCATGGCGGCAGATCCTGGACACGGCACAGCCCATATTGATGTCCACCCCGAAGAAGCCGCATTCCTCGATCACCCCGGCTGCTGCGGCCAGATCCGCCGGCTCGCTGCCCATGACCTGGCAGACCAGGTGATCAAGCTCATCCTCGGACCACAGAAAATATCCGCTTTGCCCCTTTTGGCCATGGGCGATGGCCTTGACTGAGCACATCTCGGTGTAGGCCAGGCCGTAGCCGCCGAATCCGTCCAAGACCTGCCTGAAAGCGACATGGGTGATGCCAGCCATGGGGGCCAGAATCGCCCGGCAGGATAGGCTTCGTGAGCCTATCTGAAGGGGCTGGGTGAGCCGTTCTTGGAGTCCGCTGGGGTTGCGCATACGATGTCCGGGACACAAAAAAGGGGCTGCGGCTTTCGCCGTAACCCCTTGAAATCTGGCGGAGAGGGAGGGATTTGAACCCTCGAAGGGGTGTTAGCCCCTTACGCGCTTAGCAGGCGCGCGCCTTCAGCCAGCTCGGCCACCTCTCCGAATGTGTTTTGTTGTTTGGCGTCCCCAGGGGGATTTGAACCCCCGTTACCGGCGTGAGAGGCCGGCGTCCTGGGCCACTAGACGATGGGGACGCCCTGTGGTGGGTCGTGCAGGATTCGAACCTGCGACTCTCGGCTTAAAAGGCCGATACTCTACCAGCTGAGTTAACGACCCCCCTGCTGACAAAAAAAGGAATCTAAAGGAATCGGGTTTGGCTGTCAAGATGAAATCAGACTGTATGCCCGGCGGCCAGTGTGCACTGGAACCATAGGGCTCAGGCTTGCTCCTTGGAAATGAGCGTCTGTCCGCCCATGTAAGGGGTCAGGGCCCGGGGAATCCTGATGCTGCCCTCCGCCTGCTGACAGTTTTCGATGATGGCCACCAGTGCCCGGCCGACAGCCAGTCCGGAACCGTTCAGGGTGTGGACGAACTCCTTTTTCTTTCCCTGGGAGGCCTGGAAACGGATATTGGCCCGCCTGGCCTGGAAATCCTCAAAATTTGAGCAGGAAGAGATCTCCCGGTAAGCGTTTTGCCCAGGCAGCCAGACCTCGATGTCGTAGGTCTTGGCTGCCGAGAATCCCAGATCTCCTGTGCACAGGGTAACCACCCGGTAGGGGAGCTCAAGGCGCTGGAGGATTGTCTCTGCGTGGCCCAGGAGGAGTTCCAGCTGGTCGTAGGAGTCCTCCGGATGGGCAAAACGGACCAGCTCCACCTTGTTGAACTGATGCTGGCGAATGAGCCCTTTGGTGTCCTTGCCGTAGGAACCGGCCTCGGAGCGAAAACAGGGAGTAAAGGCGGTGTAGCCGAGCGGGAGTTGCTCTTCAGCCAGCACCTCGTCCCGATGGATATTGGTTACCGGGACCTCGGCCGTGGGGATGAGGTAATAGGGCCAGTCTTCAAGCTTGAACAGGTCCTCTTCAAACTTGGGGAGCTGTCCGGTGCCCTGCATGCTGTGTTCATTGACGATGAACGGGGGCAGGACTTCCAGGTAGCCGTTCTCCTGGGTCTGGATGTCGAGCATGAAGCTGATCAAGGCCCGTTCCAGCCGGGCGGCCCATCCCCAGGAAAGGGCGAACCGGCTGCCGGTGATCTTGGCTGCACGCTCAAAGTCCAATCCGCCGAGTTGGGGCCCCAGATCCCAATGGGCCTTGGGCTGGAAATCGAATTCCGGAGGATGGCCCCAGGTCTTGACCTGGCGATTGTCTTCGTCTGTTGCCCCTACAGGAACATCGGGATGGGGGATGTTGGGGATGGACAGGCGCAGCCCGGCTATCTCCTGCTCGATGTCCTTGCGTCGAGCGTCCAGCTCCTTGATCCGGTCCGCGACCTTGGAGAGGCGGGCGATGTGGCTCTCGGCATCCTCTCCGGCCCGTTTCAGCCTGGCCACTTCATCTGATGCCTGATTGCGCTCATGGCGCAGGTCTTCAACCTCCTGGACAATCTCTTTCCGCTTGGCATCCAGATTCAAGAAATGATCGAAGTCCAGGTCCGAGCCCCGGTCCTGCAGGGCCTTCCGGATCACGTCCGGATGCTTTTGCATGAATTTGAGATCAAGCATGGGACAGGTCCTTGGCAAAGGTCAACACAGTGTGAATAGGCGGGAAAAAGAGAAGGGCGTAAGATCGGTTATCCTACGCCCTTCAAGGGAAGCCAGGCACCCAGAAGCAACTGTTACCGCTGCTCCCTCTCGGGCCTGACGGGGTTGGCAGCGCTCCTGCCGCCCGGCTTCCCTCATATCCCGATAGGGAATCTGCACCGAAATGGCGGAGAGGGAGGGATTCGAACCCTCGGTACCGGGTAAACGGTACACACGATTTCCAATCGTGCTCCTTCGGCCAACTCGGACACCTCTCCGTGCAAGCAAAATCTTATAAAAGAAAATGGTTCTGTTGACAACCCCTCGGGCCGGACGGAATTTTCAGGTTCCTCGACGTAGCCTGTGGATTTCTGGAGTTTGCCGTCTCTTATGCAGGCAATTCCACTTTCCGTGTCGAAGAGCCAATTTTCAGCTTGTCCGCGCTGAACCGCATGTCCTCAAGCCCTCATTCAGGAAGGCCTATCTTTCCATGCCCATTTTGTCCCGGATTTCGTGCATGCTCCGCTGTGCTTCCTCCCTGGCCTTTGCAGTGCCCTGATCCAGGATGGAGCGGACAAGATCCGGATTGGCCTTGAGCTCGTTGCGTTTGGCCTGGATGGGGGTCAAAAACTCCTCCATCTTTGCGGCCAGCAGCTTTTTACACTCCATGCATCCCCGGGTTGCCTGAGTGCATCCCTCCCGGATCTGGTCCAAGTTCTCATCCGGAGCCACAAGACTGAGATAGGGGAAGAGGTTGCAGTTGTCCGGATCACCGGGGTCCTTAAGCCGCTGTCTGGCCGTGTCCGTGAGCATGGACATGATCTTTTTGCGCACTTCCTGGAGGTCTTCGCCCAATGAGATGGCGTTTCCATAGCTCTTGCTCATTTTGCGGCCGTCCAGGCCGGGAAGCTTGGCCGACTCCGTTAGCTGGGCCTGGGGCTCGGGAAAGTATGATCCGTAAAAGTAGTTGAAACGGCGGGCGATTTCCCGGCACAACTCCAGGTGGGGAAGCTGGTCCTGGCCCACCGGGACCATGGTGGCGTGATACATGAGGATGTCCGCCGTCATCAGCACCGGATAGCCCAAAAACCCGAAGGTATTGAGGTCCTT from Desulfovermiculus halophilus DSM 18834 includes these protein-coding regions:
- a CDS encoding C69 family dipeptidase; the protein is MKKSRCYFVAGLSVLLLLCGGSAVFAQGLSPVKHCTGVYVGKNLTADGSVLIGQTGDENSSHWIEAIDRQEHAKNATIEVGVDSKANYPGKRIRIPQVAETNKYITVRYTEYKGFAPPLENGGINEHQVSIVDVWSPSREELAAMTPEGQTGLTYSDEARVAMERATSAEEAVKIIGRMVEEYGHATYGGNSHLIADVNEGWFIEEFAGGQGLWVAKRLGPDDFKVIRPGWIKEVPLDYKDNPDYMGSDNLVTFAVEQGWYDPDSGKPFNVSKIYESDRDMESFGEGINPDPEKKPGHQIKTEEIEYAEKYLSEKAPEITVQDVIKLFKERPFTNRGTKYGQIAQLRADMPDELGVLWIAVGPPEDSIFVPYYSGISEVPMEFRQHRYLTKGEAMRFSLPKERQGQETTRYAYRTFDRLFMLVDEHYDAFYPELSEAFRSFEGQLFDRQDEIESIALNLIENGKTDLAKQYLTYYTNTEASKALDLAQLMAESMTSRTKLLFGIRPLPN
- a CDS encoding Y-family DNA polymerase, which encodes MSCTRSRPEQFVFALVDCNNFYVSCERVFQPHLEGKPVVVLSNNDGCVVARSNEVKALSLPMGAPAFQCKAFFARHGVHIFSSNYALYADMSDRVMSVLAAMAPEIEIYSHDEAFLFFPGKWRMDLEGYARRIRQEVERQTGIPVSIGLARTKTLAKAANRLAKTGAAFQGVLDLGIRPDLDQLLQSVSVKDIWGIGPRYARCLQEVGIHTAYELKEADQVWIKKRLTITGLQTVLELRGKPCFKLETQPDPAKSLVRSRSFGRPVTKLAELREAISSHVHSAARRLRATAQTAGCLHVFLHTNRFKPAEPQYSPCISTCLSRPTNHTQPLLAAALRLLDQAYRQGYAFQKGGVLLTDLQPASTRQLTFWDIGEGRQETSGHLMQTLDRINARFGKNTVQYACAGLSKEWEMRREKMSPEFTTSWEDIPRVKT
- a CDS encoding LexA family protein; this translates as MSCENSPPTSRTCTGFSAAGGDFRGNRLSLDSLIRTNPASTFFLRAAEESSLGGWIHPGDILVVDRSAHITNGCLVVAVADGEMILRRVLWRKGQRLLCSDHSCPQQVHGDVWIWGRVVYVLHPVAS
- a CDS encoding LexA family transcriptional regulator, whose translation is MASSQFQAFMRRLAQAAGIDSQSELASVLELNRSAVSRAKSRDRVPEQWIAKLCALFSLDPDWLRDGQSSLDRFVEVPIVTARLGAGGGSHVVDADVQGHIAFRSSWLHQKGRPRDMVLMQVVGDSMEPGIREGDYVLIDQSKQEIYPGGVYALGLEDAIMIKQVDKRPDELIIISANSKYSPITLRGDELETVRIIGRVLGIWRDFGWEIMSPMRKQ
- a CDS encoding tRNA dihydrouridine synthase, producing the protein MRNPSGLQERLTQPLQIGSRSLSCRAILAPMAGITHVAFRQVLDGFGGYGLAYTEMCSVKAIAHGQKGQSGYFLWSEDELDHLVCQVMGSEPADLAAAAGVIEECGFFGVDINMGCAVSRICRHGGGAALLKDPEKAAQAVRAVRKTVSCPVLVKYRTGWSDDPSFAADMAKRFQDAGADALIFHPRVAPDKRSRPPKWERIAEVVRAVSIPVFGNGNIMTPEDAAVMLEHTGCSGVALGRIAAARPWIFAQMSRGLQPLPEAVLQTVQDMVRAVWSWYPDHIAIGLYKRFATFFCANFAFGHTLRPKLCSGQTLEDMQANITSLLSPCPQLLDRPNSLLLTW
- the serS gene encoding serine--tRNA ligase; translated protein: MLDLKFMQKHPDVIRKALQDRGSDLDFDHFLNLDAKRKEIVQEVEDLRHERNQASDEVARLKRAGEDAESHIARLSKVADRIKELDARRKDIEQEIAGLRLSIPNIPHPDVPVGATDEDNRQVKTWGHPPEFDFQPKAHWDLGPQLGGLDFERAAKITGSRFALSWGWAARLERALISFMLDIQTQENGYLEVLPPFIVNEHSMQGTGQLPKFEEDLFKLEDWPYYLIPTAEVPVTNIHRDEVLAEEQLPLGYTAFTPCFRSEAGSYGKDTKGLIRQHQFNKVELVRFAHPEDSYDQLELLLGHAETILQRLELPYRVVTLCTGDLGFSAAKTYDIEVWLPGQNAYREISSCSNFEDFQARRANIRFQASQGKKKEFVHTLNGSGLAVGRALVAIIENCQQAEGSIRIPRALTPYMGGQTLISKEQA
- the trpS gene encoding tryptophan--tRNA ligase → MTTVHRIVSGMRPTGPLHLGHYFGVLQNWIQLQQEHNCYFFIADWHALTSEYGSPQNIASFVPELLIDWIAAGLDPQKSTIFRQSDIMEHAELNLLLGMITPLGWLERNPTYKEIKQELVAKDLNTFGFLGYPVLMTADILMYHATMVPVGQDQLPHLELCREIARRFNYFYGSYFPEPQAQLTESAKLPGLDGRKMSKSYGNAISLGEDLQEVRKKIMSMLTDTARQRLKDPGDPDNCNLFPYLSLVAPDENLDQIREGCTQATRGCMECKKLLAAKMEEFLTPIQAKRNELKANPDLVRSILDQGTAKAREEAQRSMHEIRDKMGMER